The nucleotide window GGCCGCTGCCGGCCATCAGGCCGAGGAGGCGCTTGACAAGACCATTGCCGCCTACCGGGGCAAGTATATCTGCGTTATCGAAGGGTCCATTGCCATGAAAGATGGCGGCGTGTACGGGAGCACCGGCGGAAAATCTCACCTGGACCGTGCACGGCAGGTCTGCAATGGCGCCTTGGCCACAATTGCCATAGGTACCTGCGCCTCTTACGGCGGTATCGCCGCAGGCACTCCCAACCCGACCGGCGCGGTGGGGGTCAAGGAGGCCGTGCCAAGCGCAACGGTCATCAATCTGCCGGGCTGTCCCTGCAATGCCGATAACCTGACGGCGACCATCGTGCATTACCTCGTATTCGGAAAGATCCCGGCCCTCGACAGCCATGGCCGCCCCCTGTTCGCCTACGGAAAACGCATCCATGACAATTGCGAGCGCCGGCCGCATTTCGATGCCGGACAATACGTGGAGCATTGGGGTGATGACGGGCACCGCAAGGGTTTCTGCCTCTACAAGATGGGCTGCAAAGGCCCTGCAACCTTCCATAATTGCCCCAGTCAGCGCTACAACGAAAAAACCAGCTGGCCCGTGGCAGCCGGCCATCCCTGCGCCGGGTGCTCCGAGCCCGCCTTCTGGGATACCATGGGGCCGATGTACAAGCGGCTGCCCAATGTACCGGGCTTCGGAATCGAAGCCACGGCGGACAAGATCGGTCTCGGTCTCGTTGCCGGCGCGGCGGCGGCCTTTGGCGTGCACGGTGTCCTGAGTGCTCTCAAAAAAGACAAAGAACCCACTGACGATACAAGGGAGGGCTAAGCGATGGCTAAGATAGTTGTAGATCCGATTACCAGGATAGAAGGGCATCTGCGCATCGAGGCCGAGGTGAATGGCGGCCGGATCACCGATGCCTGGAGTTCGGCAACCATGTTCCGCGGTATCGAGAAAATCCTGAAAGGGCGCGATCCCCGTGATGCATGGTTCTGGACTCAGCGCTTCTGCGGTGTCTGTACCACGGTACACTCGATCGCATCCATACGCTCAGTGGAAAATGCCCTCAAGATCAAGGTTCCACCCAATGCGGAACTGATCCGCAATATCATCATGGGCATCCAGAACGTGCAGGACCATGTCATTCACTTTTACCATCTGCACGCGCTGGACTGGGTCGACATTACTTCCGGGCTCAAGGCGGACCCGGCTGCCACCTCCACATTGGCGGCATCGCTGTCGGATTGGCCCAACAACTCGGCCACCTACTTCAAGGGTGTTCAGGACAAGCTCAAGGCATTTGTCGCTTCCGGACGTCTGGGGCCCTTTGCGAACGCCTACTGGGGGCATCCCGCCTACAGGCTGCCCCCCGAGGCGAATCTCATGGCAACTGCCCACTACCTGGAGGCGCTGGAGTGGCAGAAGGATGTCATAAAGATACACGCCATTCTGGGTAGCAAGAATCCGCATCCGCAGACCTTCTTGGTCGGCGGCATGTCGATCCCGATTGATCCTGACTCGCAGAATGCTCTCAATGCCGATAAGCTGATCGAGATCAAGCGCCTGCTCAAAAAAACCCAGGATTTCGTCGAGAAGGTTTACATTCCCGATCTGTTGGCTGTGGCCTCGTTTTACAAGGATTGGGCCGCCATAGGAGGGGGAGTCGGCAATTACCTGTGTTACGGCGAGTTCCCGGATGCCAGCGGCAACCTGTGGTTCCCGGCCGGCGCCATCCTGGACAAGGATCTGACCAAGGTGGTAAAGGTGGATCAGGGCAAGATCGCCGAGTATGTCGACCACTCCTGGTTCGATAACGCTTCAGGACCGGGGAAGGGGCTGCATCCTTACGACGGCGAGACGGAGGTACGTTACACTGGTCCCAAGCCCCCCTACGAGCATCTTGATACCGATGCTAAGTACTCTTTCGTCAAATCGCCGCGCTACGACGAAAAGGCGATGGAAGTGGGACCGCTGGCTCGCATCCTGGTTGCCTATGCTTCGGGGCATCAGGAGACCAGGGCGGTGGTCGATCTGGTGCTGCAGAAGCTGGGAGTCGGCGCGGAAGCCCTTTTCTCCACGCTCGGCCGCACCGCGGCCAGGGGCATCGACTGCCTGTTGGTTGCCCGTCAGACCCCCAAGTTCCTGGATGAATTGATCGGAAACATATCCAAGGGGGACTACCGCATTCATGCCAACGAGAAGTGGGACCCGGCCGAGTGGCCTGCGGAGGCCAGGGGATATGGCTGGCACGAGGCGCCGCGCGGGGCTCTGGGGCACTGGATCAAGATCAAGGATCAGAAGATCGTGAATTATCAGGCGGTGGTTCCCTCCACCTGGAATGCCTCCCCTCGCGACGCAAAGGAGCAGCGCGGCCCCTACGAAGCGGCATTGGTGGGAACACCCATGGCAGATCCGAACAAACCGCTGGAGATCCTGCGGACCATCCATTCCTTCGATCCCTGCCTGGCCTGTGCCGTTCATGTGATGGATACGAGCGGCAACGAGGTGGTCAAGGTCACTGTGTCCTAGAAAGGGGGCCCGGGTATGCATGAGAACAAGTTCAAGCATTATATCTGGGAGTTGCCTGTACGCTGCTGCCACTGGATCAATGTGGCTTCCATCGTCACCCTGGTCGTAACCGGCTTCTTCATCGGTACTCCCTTCTCGTTCGGCAGTTCAGCCTCGGACTATGTCATGGGCTGGATCCGCTTTGTCCACTTTGTGGCTGCCTATGCCTTTGCCGTGAGCGTGCTGTCCCGCCTCCTGTGGTCGTTCATCGGCAACAGGTATGCCCGCTGGAGAGAGTTCCTGCCGTTCCTGACCGTCAAGGGGCGGGAGAAGATGGTAAAAATGCTACGCTACTATATGCTGATCGACCGGCAGGTTCCGGAAACGTTCGGCCATAATCCCATGGCGACAACCGCCTACCTGGTGCTGTTTCTGCTGTACCTGCTCATGATCCTGACCGGATTTTCACTGTATGCGGAGCATGCGCCGCAGGGGCTGATGCACAAATCCCTTGGATTCATGTATGCCCTGTTCAGCAGCCAGGGCATGCGTCTGGCGCACCATCTTGGCATGTGGTTCATACTCGGCTTTGTGGTTAACCACGTATACAGCGCCATGCTGATGGACATCAAGGAACACGCCGGTGAAATTTCCAGTATATTCAGCGGTTACAAGTTCACGTACAAGAAGGAAGACTGACGGCGTAGCCGGAACCATCGGAGGCGCACCGGTCTGGTGCGCCTTTTTTTCGGCGTGCTGTGAAGGAGATGTGTATGAGTCTGAAATCCGGCCCGGCACCAACGGTATTGGTCCTCGGCATCGGAAATCTGGTGATGAGTGATGACGGGGTAGGGGTGAAGGCGGTCCAGAAGCTGACCTGCGAGTACCGTTTTCCGCCAGTGGTCGATATCATGGATGGCGGAACCCTCGGGTTGGACATTCTGCCCAGGCTGGAGGGGATTGAACGGCTGATTGTCGTGGATGCCGTTGAAACCGGCGGTGCTCCGGGGACCCTGGTCCGGCTGACAGGAGAGGAGATCCCCCTGGCACTGGAAACCAAGATCTCGCCTCACCAGATGGGGCTCAAGGATCTTCTCACCGTCTCACAGCTGATGGGACATATGCCGCAGGAGATGGTACTGATCGGGGTGCAGCCGGGAAACATCGGGATGGACACGGAGCTGACGCCTGAGGTCGAGGCGCAGTTGGATGCGATGGTGGCCTTGATCCTGAGCGAACTGGAGCAGTGGGGATACGCAGCGGAACCGGTTTGAGATTCCGCCTTTCATCCTGCCGTTATTTGAACATCTTCTTCATTTCCAGGACATTGCCTCCGTTGAGGTTCTTGTAGACCACCGAGTCCATCAGCGATCGTATGATGAAAAGCCCCCTGCCTTTCTCTTCCAGCGGATCGGTCTCTTCGCAGGGATTGGGAATGGTGTCGAGGTCAAAACCCTGGCCGCTGTCGTACACCCGGATCACGAGTTCGAGGGTGGAGATGATTATCCTGACATGCACTTCCTTGTCGGGATCGTTGGCGTTGGCGTGCTTGATGGCGTTGACCATTGCTTCGGTAAGCACAAGGTTGAGATGATGTGCAAAGGCTTCCCGATCTCCGGTGAAACGATCAAGCTCCCGGGCCACGATCTCGCCGATCCTTCCGATCAGACTCAGGTAGCGAGTCTGGTTTGGTACCTTGATCTGGATCTCGATCTCGTTCTTCATGGTTTCCTCGCGGGGTAGTAGCTCGGACTCTCCCTCAAATCAAAAACTCTCCATTGCATCGTCAACGGTCTGAAAGATATCGAACACCCGGTGCAGGCGGGTCAATTCGAACATCGATCGTACCTGGGTCTGCAGTCCCGAAAGCTTGAGCGTGCCTTGGCGCGCGGAAGCGTTCTTGAAGCCAGAAACCAGCACACCCAGTCCGGAGCTGTCGATAAACCTGACCTCCTTGAGGTCGATCAGCAATTCCCGCCCCCCTGCCTCGAACACCTTGTTGATTTCGGTCTTGAGCTCATCGGAATTATGGGCGTCCAGGCGTTCCTCCCGCACGAAAATGATGGTGAGTTTCCCGTTCTGTTCGATCTTCAGGTTCATTGTTGACATCCTTTCAGTTCATGATTTTCAAAACTACCAACGAAATATCGTCCTGCAGTGTGTCGGACCCGGTATGTGCGATCACGGCGGAATAGAAGGAATCAATGATGTCCTTTGGAGGCAGATTGCTGACACTGTAGAGATGGGCACAGATGCGCTCCACGCCGAAGGGATCCCCTGTTGTGCTGGTAGCCTCGGAAAGCCCGTCGGTATAAAACAGCACCACATCTCCTCGCAACAACTCGATCTGCCGTTCTTCGAACATGACCGACTTTTTAACTCCTATGATCAGGCCTTCCGCATCCAGTTCCATGCATGAATTCTCCCCCGGCCGCATGACCAGGGGGTGGTTATGTCCTGCGTTGGCATAGGACAGACGGCCGGTAGCCGAATTGTATTTGGCATAAAACATGGTAATGAAGAGTTCTGCCCTGGTCAGGTCTTCGTAGAGCTGGCTGTTGAGCAGCTGCAGAATGGCGCTGGCACTGTGGGCCGTATTCAGCTGGGGGCGCAGGAGCGTACGCACCTCGGCCATGATCAGCGCCGCGCCGACACTATGGCCGGAGACATCAGCAATCAGAAGATCGACGGTATGATCGTCACGCAGGAAGAAATCATAGTAATCACCCCCGACATGTGCGGCGGATATGCAGCGGCCGGCCATTTCAATGCCGGAGAGCTCCGGCGCGGTGTCCGGAAGAAGTGAGATCTGGATCTGCTGGGCTATTTCCATGTCGCGCGTGACACGGGCATTCTGGAGTAGCGCCTGCTCCTTCTGGCCACGCTCCAGTTCCTTGGCCTCAATCTCACGGACGATCGTGACCGCCTGGGCCAGTTGGCCAGCCAGACTGGAAAGCAGGCCGACGAACTCCTCGGTGAACAACCCGGGGATGGATTTGGAGAAAACCGAAATGATGCCGAGCGATGGCTCCCCTTCACGCAGGATCGGTATGTGAGCGCATGAAACGATCCCCTCTGCGACGGTCAGCCGAAACGGCACGATTTCGCTTGCCAGGCGGGTGTCGTTGACCAAGTGTGCCTTGCGGTCGATCATGACCATGTCGAAATACGGCCTGCTTTCCTCGAACCAGTGGCGCTCATTGATTGGACGACGATTGCTGCCCTGATAGCTTTTCACGGCCAGTACGCCGTCTTTATCGCGCAGTTGAATCATGGCGACGTCCAGCCTGAACTCCTTCAGCAGCAGCTTCAAAAGGTCGTCCATGATAATCTGGAGGTCCAGGGTCCGGTTGATGATCTCCGATGCCTTCAGCCTGACGTACAGGGCTTCCCGGCTCTGATCGAGTGATGTCTTCACCGTGCTGAATATGTCGTAGACCGATTCCATGCGCGATCCCATGTCCGACAGGAAACTGTCGACAATGGCCCCTGCTGCGGCTGCCCCTACCGAGCCAGCCAGGGTCCTTTCCGCAAAGCGTTTCAGGTTGGGCAGTTCGAACTCGGAAATATGGCCATCGTCATTGGTGGTGCGGCCTTCGAGATAGCTGTTGATGGAACGCCTGGCTTCCTCTTCGCCGATGAACTTTGTCATGAGCGTGACGAACTGGGCCACGGTGACCGGCTTCGACAGCCTGTGGGTTTCGATATGCCGCAGAGTGTGACGATCCGTATCGAATGAGACTATGAACTTTCGTACCTGCTCGCGTTCCCGTTCGTCCTGCGCCAGGATGATCGAGCAGATGATGTAGCTGCTGATATTGAAGAGCATACTCCAGAAAAGAGAATGACTCCAGAGATCCATTCCGCTGAGGCCGAACAGCGCCGTGGGCTTGAGCAGGCCGATGCCGAAGAGCCCCTGTTCGACGATCGAATCGGGAAACCAGCCGGACTTGGCGAAAGAAGGCAGCAGCAGGGTATAGAACCAGATAATGAAGCCCAGC belongs to Geobacter sp. SVR and includes:
- a CDS encoding hydrogenase small subunit, producing MLRERGVSRRDFIKFCSAVTAAMALPASFAPRVAQALDEVKRPTLVWLEMQSCTGDSEALLRSANPTVAEIVLDILSVDYHETIMAAAGHQAEEALDKTIAAYRGKYICVIEGSIAMKDGGVYGSTGGKSHLDRARQVCNGALATIAIGTCASYGGIAAGTPNPTGAVGVKEAVPSATVINLPGCPCNADNLTATIVHYLVFGKIPALDSHGRPLFAYGKRIHDNCERRPHFDAGQYVEHWGDDGHRKGFCLYKMGCKGPATFHNCPSQRYNEKTSWPVAAGHPCAGCSEPAFWDTMGPMYKRLPNVPGFGIEATADKIGLGLVAGAAAAFGVHGVLSALKKDKEPTDDTREG
- a CDS encoding nickel-dependent hydrogenase large subunit, coding for MAKIVVDPITRIEGHLRIEAEVNGGRITDAWSSATMFRGIEKILKGRDPRDAWFWTQRFCGVCTTVHSIASIRSVENALKIKVPPNAELIRNIIMGIQNVQDHVIHFYHLHALDWVDITSGLKADPAATSTLAASLSDWPNNSATYFKGVQDKLKAFVASGRLGPFANAYWGHPAYRLPPEANLMATAHYLEALEWQKDVIKIHAILGSKNPHPQTFLVGGMSIPIDPDSQNALNADKLIEIKRLLKKTQDFVEKVYIPDLLAVASFYKDWAAIGGGVGNYLCYGEFPDASGNLWFPAGAILDKDLTKVVKVDQGKIAEYVDHSWFDNASGPGKGLHPYDGETEVRYTGPKPPYEHLDTDAKYSFVKSPRYDEKAMEVGPLARILVAYASGHQETRAVVDLVLQKLGVGAEALFSTLGRTAARGIDCLLVARQTPKFLDELIGNISKGDYRIHANEKWDPAEWPAEARGYGWHEAPRGALGHWIKIKDQKIVNYQAVVPSTWNASPRDAKEQRGPYEAALVGTPMADPNKPLEILRTIHSFDPCLACAVHVMDTSGNEVVKVTVS
- the cybH gene encoding Ni/Fe-hydrogenase, b-type cytochrome subunit; translated protein: MHENKFKHYIWELPVRCCHWINVASIVTLVVTGFFIGTPFSFGSSASDYVMGWIRFVHFVAAYAFAVSVLSRLLWSFIGNRYARWREFLPFLTVKGREKMVKMLRYYMLIDRQVPETFGHNPMATTAYLVLFLLYLLMILTGFSLYAEHAPQGLMHKSLGFMYALFSSQGMRLAHHLGMWFILGFVVNHVYSAMLMDIKEHAGEISSIFSGYKFTYKKED
- a CDS encoding HyaD/HybD family hydrogenase maturation endopeptidase: MSLKSGPAPTVLVLGIGNLVMSDDGVGVKAVQKLTCEYRFPPVVDIMDGGTLGLDILPRLEGIERLIVVDAVETGGAPGTLVRLTGEEIPLALETKISPHQMGLKDLLTVSQLMGHMPQEMVLIGVQPGNIGMDTELTPEVEAQLDAMVALILSELEQWGYAAEPV
- a CDS encoding ATP-binding protein; translation: MKNEIEIQIKVPNQTRYLSLIGRIGEIVARELDRFTGDREAFAHHLNLVLTEAMVNAIKHANANDPDKEVHVRIIISTLELVIRVYDSGQGFDLDTIPNPCEETDPLEEKGRGLFIIRSLMDSVVYKNLNGGNVLEMKKMFK
- a CDS encoding STAS domain-containing protein, which codes for MNLKIEQNGKLTIIFVREERLDAHNSDELKTEINKVFEAGGRELLIDLKEVRFIDSSGLGVLVSGFKNASARQGTLKLSGLQTQVRSMFELTRLHRVFDIFQTVDDAMESF
- a CDS encoding SpoIIE family protein phosphatase, which translates into the protein MNAGIFQAATVSMLYVVLIFLIAWYAHWRKETGRSIVGNPYVYTLSIAVYCTSWTFFGGVGKAATTGIDFLLIYLGPSLTAFSWLFVLRRIILISKEHNITSIADFISLRYGKSAWLGALVTLIAILGAMPYIALQIKAVSTSFFQFSGFHDNAIHIPRGTSEVTIHTGLVLALILSLFSIIFGARRLVSSERHEGLVAAVAFESLVKLVSLVGVGIFVTYYLFDGFDDIFTRFQHSYPTQFERLFTLSTPQNSEDATPAFTMLFLSMGAIMLLPRQFHVMVIENCDTRHVSTAMWLFPLYLFLINLFIMPIALGGILTTGSTAGADFFVIDIPILTRHGSIAMLAFLGGLSAAAGMVMVESVAISTMLLNHIFMPVIVRFTPQSWFPYLLINLKRIGILLVILLGYSYYRIVGDTYKLVDMGMTSFTAACQFMPAMLGGLYWRRGNRAGAVSGILLGFIIWFYTLLLPSFAKSGWFPDSIVEQGLFGIGLLKPTALFGLSGMDLWSHSLFWSMLFNISSYIICSIILAQDEREREQVRKFIVSFDTDRHTLRHIETHRLSKPVTVAQFVTLMTKFIGEEEARRSINSYLEGRTTNDDGHISEFELPNLKRFAERTLAGSVGAAAAGAIVDSFLSDMGSRMESVYDIFSTVKTSLDQSREALYVRLKASEIINRTLDLQIIMDDLLKLLLKEFRLDVAMIQLRDKDGVLAVKSYQGSNRRPINERHWFEESRPYFDMVMIDRKAHLVNDTRLASEIVPFRLTVAEGIVSCAHIPILREGEPSLGIISVFSKSIPGLFTEEFVGLLSSLAGQLAQAVTIVREIEAKELERGQKEQALLQNARVTRDMEIAQQIQISLLPDTAPELSGIEMAGRCISAAHVGGDYYDFFLRDDHTVDLLIADVSGHSVGAALIMAEVRTLLRPQLNTAHSASAILQLLNSQLYEDLTRAELFITMFYAKYNSATGRLSYANAGHNHPLVMRPGENSCMELDAEGLIIGVKKSVMFEERQIELLRGDVVLFYTDGLSEATSTTGDPFGVERICAHLYSVSNLPPKDIIDSFYSAVIAHTGSDTLQDDISLVVLKIMN